ACGCCACAGAGGAAAATGGTGAGTGCTGTTAGCCCCGCTCTGGCAGAACGATCACGATCCAATGGTGAGTGGATCAAGACGCTGCTCATGTACGCCATTCCCGTCTGTCTCGGGTCGCTGGCTGTACCGCTGATGAATCTGGTAGATACCTTCACCGTGCCCCGATTGCTGCGGGGAGAAGGACTGGATGAGCTCCAGTCGATGGTTTCCTTCGGCATCTACAACCGTGGATTGCCACTGGTTCAACTGGTGACGATGCTGGCTACGTCACTGTCTGTGCTGTTTATTCCGGCGATGGCGGAAGCCCGGTTAAAGGGCGGGCCAGAAGCCGTCCGGCAGCAAGCAGGCCTCGCGCTGCGCTGGTTCTGGTTGATCGGCCTGGCGGCATCCGCGGGTCTCGCGGTGCTGGCGGAGCCGATTAACCGCATGCTGTACGGAGATGCCGCAGGCACCGAAGCACTGCGGTACATGGCACTGACGGCTGCGGGCAGCACCGTCAGCATTATTGCGGCGGCGCTGCTGCAAGGCCTCGGCGCCGTGCGCGCACCCGCGTTCAGCATGCTGGCCGCCGCAGGCGTCAAGGCGCTGCTGAACGTTATGCTTGTGCCGGCGCTGGGCATCAGCGGCGCGGCTCTGGCAGGCGCAGTCGCCTACATGCTGGCGGCTGGCCTGAATGTGGCGCTGCTGGCGCGACTTGTCGCCCTGCGCCCTGCCCCTGGCGCCGTCCTGGCGAAGCCGGCGCTGGTGATCGCCGCCATGAGTCTGGCGGCGGTAGGCACGGCCTGGGCCGCCGAAGCGGTACTCGGCGGCATGGGTATCGCGGCCGACAGCAGGCTGGCCGCGATGGGCGTGAGCCTGCTGGGCATTGCCGCAGGCTCGGCCGTGTTCTTGCTGGCGGCGGCCCGGACAGGGCTGCTGACCGCTGCAGAGCTGGCGGCAGTACCCAAGTTGGGGCCTCGCCTCGCCAAGCTGCTGCGCAGACTGCGTGTGCTGCGTTAGCTTCATGCTCATAGTGCTTCTGCATCTGCACACCCAATATGCAATTATAGGATATCGAATGATTCTGTTATAATACGTGTAATTAGTCCTGTTCAGGCACGCTGAATGAGTGAGCCTGACCAGGATAGTCCGGATGGAGGTTTACGTAATGAGTGCAGCTTTAACCATAGTGGGTCTTGGATCAGGAGATGCAGACCAACTGACCGTAGGTATTATCAAAAAAATGAAACATGCAGCTACACTGTATGTACGTACCATGGATCATCCCGTATTGAATGATCTGAAGCAAGAGGGACTGGAGATGACCTCATTTGATGCCATCTATGAGGCAAAGTCCTCCTTCCCCGAGGTGTATGATGAGATTGCGAACCAACTGATCGAGGCTGCTCGCAAGGGTGAGGCTGGAACGGAGATTGTGTATGCCGTACCCGGTCATCCCATGGTGGCAGAAGCAAGTGTGCGACTGCTCAAAGAACGCTGCCCGCAAATGGGCATCTCACTACGTGTAATGGGTGGGGAAAGCTTTTTGGACGAAGCCTTTATCCGACTTGGATTCGATCCAATTGAAGGCTTTCAACTCCTGGATGCCAGCAGCCTGAATACAGAACTGGTACAACCACAGCTACATACGTTGATCGGACAAGTCTACGATGTGTTCACTGCTTCGGACGTGAAGCTGTGCCTGATGGAAGTTTACCCGGATGATTATCCCGTATTTG
The window above is part of the Paenibacillus sp. 1781tsa1 genome. Proteins encoded here:
- a CDS encoding polysaccharide biosynthesis protein: MKQPSTGSRLLQGAFVLGLAAIISKIIGAFQKIPLQNLGGDGVFGIYNTVYPLYMLIVTLAAAGLPLAVSKFVAEQNTLGRPDESRRIIRLSSMLLGGIGLIMALLMYAGAPLIADMIGNRHVVPSIRAASWALLFVPVMTGLRGYFQGLQQMVPTAVSQVVEQTIRVTVMIVLLLWLMRRDASLETIAAGAMMGSVAGGMVGLLTMLGYMVRHRRKGKEERTGQLDSEWSSRGGEVGSERQEHQEHQEHRPATPQRKMVSAVSPALAERSRSNGEWIKTLLMYAIPVCLGSLAVPLMNLVDTFTVPRLLRGEGLDELQSMVSFGIYNRGLPLVQLVTMLATSLSVLFIPAMAEARLKGGPEAVRQQAGLALRWFWLIGLAASAGLAVLAEPINRMLYGDAAGTEALRYMALTAAGSTVSIIAAALLQGLGAVRAPAFSMLAAAGVKALLNVMLVPALGISGAALAGAVAYMLAAGLNVALLARLVALRPAPGAVLAKPALVIAAMSLAAVGTAWAAEAVLGGMGIAADSRLAAMGVSLLGIAAGSAVFLLAAARTGLLTAAELAAVPKLGPRLAKLLRRLRVLR